CTCGAACATAGCCCTTGGTCAGCAGCTCATCAACTTGTTTTTGGAGTTCTTTTGCTTCTTCGGGACTACACCGATATGCTGGCCGGTTTGGAATGGGTGCTCTCAGGatgaaatcaatttgatgttcgatCCCACGGATTGGTGGCAATCCCGGTGGCATCTCCTCAGGAAACACATCAtcaaactcctgcaaaagagaaatcaCAACACTAGGCAAAGATGAGTTAAAATTAGTAGATAAGTAGACCTCTTTGTACAAGAACAATATCATTGGCCTTTCATCCTTTCTAACACTCTCtaactctctttcttttgtgaagaaactcattttcttcccctcttttcttttcatggcCGAACTctcacatttttctttcttttcactctctttctcacttttctctcgaatttctttcctctcacttttactctctttttcttttggttcagCCACTCTCTTACTTTCTTTTGAACTCTTAGCATTGGACTTCTTGATTTGGAGTTGCTCTTCGAACACTTGATGTGGTGGCAGCGGGGCAAGTGTCATGCTTCGACAATCCTTGATGAAGCTATACCGATTCTTGTACCCGTCATGTGTAGTCCTTcaatcaaattgccatggcctCCCGAGTAACAAATGGCTGGCTATACTAGGAactacatcacacaaaacTTCATCATGGTACTTCCCAATAGAAAATGAGATCAACACTTGTTTTGTCACCTTCAATTCACCACTCTCATTCAGCCACTGAAGCCTATATGGCCTCGGATGCTTTTGAGTGCTCAAACCAAGCTTCTCCACCATCAGCTTGCTTGCCACATTCACAGTGCTTCCTCCATCAATAATCAGTCCACATACTCGATCCTTCACGTGGCATCGAGTGTAGAAAATGTTCTCTCTTTGTAGCTCATCACTATCTTCTTTGGCTTGCACATGTAGAGCTCTCAAAACAACAAGAGTTTGACCCGATACAACATGCTCCACATCATCGGCATCTTCAAGTGATGGTATAGAGTCAGTGTCACTCTTATGCTCATTCGCACTTTCAATCTCCCCATTATCTAACATAATCATGGCTCTCTTGTTCGGGCATTGAGAAGCATAATGACCAGAACCCAAACAACGAAAGCACTTTACATCACAGTTTCTTTGAGGTTGGGAAGAAGAGTTACCCCTCTCCTTAGAATCAGATGATGGTTTGGCTGCGGGCTTGTCTACCTTGgccttctcctcttgcttcgAACAAGCCTATTTAGGTCCAGCCCCTTCAAACTTGGAAGTCCACTTCGAATTCGACTTAGAGGATTCGAATTTGGATGACGATCGTCCCCCCTTCTTGAactgcctctcaaccttcatagCCATGTGTACCAATTGTTCAACCTCCACATAATGGTGCAGCTCCACAAtattggcaatctcccgattaagtCCACTAATGAACCGAGCCATGGTTGCCTCTCGATCCTCCTCAACATTGGCGCGAATCATGGCAATCTCCAACTCCATATGGTACTCCTCCACGGTCTTAGACCCTTGCTTAAGATTCTGTAACTTCAAGTGTAAATCCCGGTAGTAATGGGATGGGACAAACCTCTTCCGCATGACAGCTTTCATGTCCTCCCAATTGTCAATAGGTCGCTCCCCATTTCGGCGTCTACTCACCgtcaattgatcccaccaaactATGGCATAGTCGGTGAATGCCACAGCTGCAAGcttcaccttcttcttcttggagTAGTTGTGACAATCAAAAACCAACTCAACCTTCCTTTCCCATTCGATGTAAACATCAGGATCGCTCTTGCCTTGGAACGGAGGAATGGTCAACTTGATGGATCCCATATTACGATCAATGGTGTCTCTTTCTTGGTGCCTCCCACGTCCGCGCCATGGCCTCTCAGCCCTTGCTCCTCGAGCTCGTCTCATTGTGGCAATGGAAGAcacatcatcctcatcatcatagGATCCCTCCTCGTGGTCATCAAATGGATCAATAGTAGGTGCCGGCTGTCGGTCATTGTTCCTCCTTGGATGCTGATTGGGAGCTTGTCGCAACTGGTCAATCTGCTCATCATGCCTCTCCAACCGGTCATTGATCGTATTGAGCAACATGTTCATTTgctcaaactgttgttgcatAGCCCGAATGATTGTGCTCTGATCAGGCCCTCCACTGCTTTGTTCAAGTCCCCCGCTATTTTCTTGTGACATGTTGAAATCTGCAAAGAAATCTTAGAGTAAAAGGACCACACAATcactccctcacgtgtttactCTCAAATCGATGTCACACAAACTCTCGTATTTCACTTGATACAATGGCTTTTTGATAAGACTcggggtcaaaccgacgagcttaggttgatgcgattcccgtcaagaatgacgagacccgacaactaaaggaacctaAGATCGTttcacgatcagatttgattgacgaaacctcaacccgttgtttacaacataaacaagaaccttggtataactgacctcaacccgttgtttaatgcgaaacaagaacatcggtatataggaagacgctacaaacggtgatggaaagccgtttgataagtcgatgaagacaccacaaacggtggtggaaagctgtttgataagtcgatgatgaacgccacggaaacttccgataaattcgaattagttcttcaagaaccaaaaagaatactctcacaattttctgaatattccttttaaaaattgactaagatgaatttatatagacataagctaatcctaatctggccatatctcctctaatgataaggaaaataaaacctagaatatcgatagagatatgacataatctataaagatatgaaatctaaatatccatagaatatctctatgaaatttaaactttaaacaaatttgatgatatcttctcttgatcatcaaatattttagaagcttccttaaatacttgctgaatttagacttgtccggaatcttctataacttgaataatgttgatggatttttgtggatcacgtgattcatgtccaatgagcctccacgaatttgcttgagcccaaacctcttgaatcaggccgttgagttcatctttaaacttctttgctcgtgctcgcgtaatcggtccaattggaacttgagttggatcccttgaagtcgtgctacgatttgctcAATGTttagtttatgtctatatatattcatcttagtcaatttttaataaaaaggaacattcagaaaattgtgagagtattctctttggttcttgaagaactaattcgaacttatcggaagtttctgtagagttcatcatcgacttatcaaacggctttccaacaccgtttgtggcgtcttcatcgattTATCGAATGAcattccatcaccgtttgtggcgtcttcctatataccgaggttcttgtttcgcaataaacaacgggttgaggtcaggtataccaaggttcttgtttttgtcgtaaataacgggtcgaaggtttgtcactcaaatctgatcgtggaacgatcttgggttcctttagttgtcaggtctcgtcattcttggcgggaatcgtaTCAGAGAGGGAGAAATTCGGAAtagtaaaaagaaagagagttcaGCTATAGATGAGAGGAAAgagttagttgagagaaaagagaaagaaaatgagtttctatacaaaagaaagagagatcaagAGTGCATTCAAAGCTAATCGCCCAATGATCTTGTTTATTTACAAGGAGGCTTATTTCTCTGACCTTAATTATTCTTTGCCAAGTTGTGTTacctctcttttgcaggagtttggAGATGTCTTTCCCACGGAGTTACCCAATCGTTTGCCACCAAGGGAGATAGAGCATCAAATCGACTTTGTGCTAGGAGCCGCAATTCCGAACCGGCCAGCATATCGAAGtaatcctgaggagacaaaggaactTCAAAGGCAAGTGGACGAGCTTTTAGCTAAAGGACATGTGCGTGAGAGCATGAGTTCTTGTGCAGTCCCGGTGTTGCTGGTGCCAAAGAAAGATGGTACTTGGCGAATGTGTGTTGATTGCCGCGCTGTAAACAAAATCACGGTAAAGTATtgacatcccattcctcgattagatgacatgttggatgaattgcatggttccacgttatttacaaaaatagacTTGAAAAGCGGATACCATCAGATTAGGATGAAAGAGGGTGATGAGTGGAAAACggctttcaaaacaaaacatggcttgtatgagtggttagttatgccattCGGATTAACTAATGCGCCTAGTACTTTCATGGGgctcatgaatcatgttttgcgtgctttcattggaaaattcgtggttgtatattttgatgatatcttgGTGTATAGTAAGAGCTTGAAGGATCATATTCATCATTTGCGACGCGTGTTTCAGGCAATGagacatgaaaaattatatgctaacttgaagaaatgtacattttgcatggatcgagttgtgtttttgggatttgttgttagttccAAAGGTattcaggttgatgaggaaaagGTGAAAGCAATTAAGGATTGGCCGACGCCGAAATCCGTAACCGAGGTAAGAAGTTTTCATGGTCTGACCAGTTTTTATAGGCGATTTGTGCGGGATTTTAATACTTTGGCTGCTCCATTGACGGAAGTGGTTAAGAAAGATATAGGTTTCAAATGGGGAGTAGAGCAAGAGCaagcatttaatttgattaaggaaAAGATTTGTTCTGCACTTTTATTGCTTTTACCTGATTTTTTGAAAACTttcgagattgaatgtgattcTTCCGGGATTGGTATAGGTGCTGTtttgatgcaggaaaaacgACCGATTGTCTACTTTAGTGAAAAGCTAAATGGAGCCGTTTTGAATTATTCTACATATGACAAGGAACTCTATGGTTTGGTTCGCGCTTTAGAGACATGGCAGTACTACTTGTGGTCGAAGGAATTTGTCATACACACGGACCACGAATCATTGAAGCATTTGAAAGGGAAAAACAAGCTGAATCGGAGGCCTGCCAAATGGGTCGAATTCATAGAGATGTTTCTATACGTGATTCAGTACAAGCAAGGAAAGGAAAACGTGGTAGCTGATGCATTATCACGGAGGTATGTACTTATCTCTACTCTAAATGCGAAATTTCTTGGGTTTGAACATCTTAAGGAGTTGTACATGCAAGATTCTGACTTTGGTGCAATATATAGTGCATGTGAAAAAGGTGCATTTGGTAAGTTCTATAAGCATGACGAATTCTTATTTAAGGAGAATAAGTTGTGCATTCCTAATTCTTctatgcgtgaattacttATGCTTGAGTCGCATGGGGGAGGTCTTATGGGTCATTTCGGGGTAGTTAAGACTTTTGAtattttgagagaacattTTTTTGACCGCATATGAAGAGAGATGTGGAGAGAATTTGCTCTAAATGTGTTACTTGTAAGAAGGCGAAATCAACAGTCAAACCCCATGGAATGTATATGCCTTTACCTGTTCCTAATGAACCTTGGACTGATATATTCATAGATTTCATCCTAGGATTGCCTAGGTCTAATAAAGGACGAGATTTCATTTTCGTAGTTGTGGatcgattttctaagatgactcattttattccatgtcGCAAAATTGATGATGCCACACatattgctgatttgttctttagggaggtaGTGCGATTGCATGGGATACCTAAGACCATAGTTAGTGATCGGGTTTGAgaaagcttctagaatatttaatgataaaaaaagatatcatcagatttgtttaaagtttaaatctcatggagatattttAGGGAAATTTAAAGTTTAAagtttagatttcatatctttatagattatgtcatatctctatcgatattctatgttttattttccttatctttaggaggagatatggcaaGATTAGGATTACattttatgtctatatatattcatcttagtgaattttaataaaaaggaacatttataaaattgtaagagtattctctttggttttTGAGAAACTAATTCGAATCTATCGAAAGTTTTCGTGGCGTTGATcaacgacttatcaaacggctttccaccaccgtttgtagcgttttcatcgacttatcaaacggctttccatcactgtttgtggcgtcttcctatataccgagatTCTTGTTTtgcaataaacaacgggttgaagtctgttataccaaggttcttgtttatgttgtaaacagCGAGTCGATTGTTTGTCattcaaatctgatcgtggaacgatcttgggttcttttagttgtcgggtctcgtcattcttggcggaaATCGCATCAAAATTTGTACTCCTTTattaaacaaatttattatattattttattaataatagtaTAGTATAGAAGATGACAAAGAGAGCGTCCGATTTTTTCTTTGCTTCAGAACACGCCACGTG
Above is a window of Punica granatum isolate Tunisia-2019 chromosome 7, ASM765513v2, whole genome shotgun sequence DNA encoding:
- the LOC116214411 gene encoding uncharacterized protein LOC116214411 yields the protein MSQENSGGLEQSSGGPDQSTIIRAMQQQFEQMNMLLNTINDRLERHDEQIDQLRQAPNQHPRRNNDRQPAPTIDPFDDHEEGSYDDEDDVSSIATMRRARGARAERPWRGRGRHQERDTIDRNMGSIKLTIPPFQGKSDPDVYIEWERKVELVFDCHNYSKKKKVKLAAVAFTDYAIVWWDQLTVSRRRNGERPIDNWEDMKAVMRKRFVPSHYYRDLHLKLQNLKQGSKTVEEYHMELEIAMIRANVEEDREATMARFISGLNREIANIVELHHYVEVEQLVHMAMKACSKQEEKAKVDKPAAKPSSDSKERGNSSSQPQRNCDVKCFRCLGSGHYASQCPNKRAMIMLDNGEIESANEHKSDTDSIPSLEDADDVEHVVSGQTLVVLRALHVQAKEDSDELQRENIFYTRCHVKDRVCGLIIDGGSTVNVASKLMVEKLGLSTQKHPRPYRLQWLNESGELKVTKQVLISFSIGKYHDEVLCDEFDDVFPEEMPPGLPPIRGIEHQIDFILRAPIPNRPAYRCSPEEAKELQKQVDELLTKGYVRESMSSCSVPVLLVPKKDGT